In Actinomycetota bacterium, the following are encoded in one genomic region:
- the mfd gene encoding transcription-repair coupling factor, which yields MSIIRYLSADLAHTKAWSAIAAAFAENIDAAVSTPAAVRPLLASAIADGFGGPILCVVAGEEGAARFANTAAALLGAERVLRYPEAKVLPWVPDGRDIEGVGMRARALHALATGRSVLVVASARSLLRAVAPQGSQVFDPLALTVGDEHDMAEISARLARMGYDRVEAASARGEFTIRGGVLDIYLSDLPYPVRAEFFGDQIESLRRFVPGTGQSIGQIDSAEIFCAREVALSGRAVERATRALADRAALSPVVTEHLELMQAGIYFNGIERYLPFLYESAGAATDYVPAAGSLIVVEPVSLFTDATKRYEEVAALARFARVNPDEIYLRPSGLDLSSRRKVTMLSLMSGQGVIDARLEASRPELSARREGFAEGMRALVERDLAIVMAASDRETRERITEELTEAGISFADLGGEPGSGGTAGTLQRRVVHLAPIEIPAGFVMPEAHLALIATDDVFPRAAAAKQRARKAESARITFTFAPGDYVVHSAHGIALFSQMERKEVMGIERDYLVLIYAKGDKLYVPVEQIHRITKYVGAEGHSPKVTRLNTTDWSKATTKARTAARKLAFDLVDLYARRAAVQGHAFAPDTPWQVEMESAFPYIETPDQLAAIADVKADMESQRPMDRLICGDVGYGKTEVAIRAAFKAAQEGKQVMILCPTTILAQQHFTTFSERFAPFGVRVEVLSRFRTAAQQRASIDGFAKGEVEVLIGTHRLLSRDVSPRSLGLVIIDEEQRFGVEHKEYLKNLREQVDILAMSATPIPRTLQMSLSGVRDMSVIDTAPSNRHPVQVYAGQWDENLVASAIKKELDRKGQVYYVSNRVRSIDDALSRVHRAAPDARIGVAHGKMNEKQLESVMEAFSANEYDVLVATTIIESGIDNPHSNTLIIEDSQRLGLSQLYQLKGRVGRSHVRAFAYFLFPSADALTEQAAERLTAIRDNSELGGGIRVAMRDLEIRGAGNLVGPEQSGNMSAVGFDLFVDMLHEAVMEAKGEEVAPTSEVTIDLAVPAYLPEEYAPRMPERVRFYRRIASAADLAEIEAIERDIAETLGPLPEPARNLLDVARIKAMATEAGVTSISLEREKVVMGPLSLSDEQKARVVALRALYFAKQGTVAIPAKCEGSVMRTTLKCLGAILGSIV from the coding sequence ATGTCGATCATCCGCTACCTGTCCGCCGACCTCGCCCACACCAAGGCATGGTCCGCCATCGCCGCCGCATTCGCCGAGAACATCGATGCGGCCGTCTCGACGCCAGCTGCCGTAAGGCCGCTGCTCGCCTCGGCGATTGCCGACGGTTTCGGGGGCCCGATCCTGTGCGTCGTCGCAGGCGAGGAGGGCGCGGCCCGCTTCGCCAACACGGCGGCGGCGCTCCTGGGCGCAGAGCGGGTGCTGCGCTATCCCGAGGCGAAGGTGTTGCCGTGGGTTCCCGACGGCCGCGATATCGAGGGCGTCGGCATGCGCGCCCGGGCGCTCCATGCGCTTGCCACCGGTCGCTCGGTGCTTGTGGTCGCAAGTGCTAGGTCGCTGCTGCGAGCGGTGGCGCCGCAAGGCAGCCAGGTCTTCGATCCGCTGGCACTTACGGTCGGCGACGAGCACGACATGGCCGAGATATCCGCACGCCTCGCACGCATGGGCTACGACCGCGTCGAGGCCGCCAGCGCACGTGGCGAGTTCACGATCCGAGGAGGCGTCCTCGACATCTACCTCAGTGACCTGCCCTATCCGGTGCGCGCCGAGTTCTTCGGCGACCAGATCGAGTCGCTGCGCAGGTTCGTGCCCGGCACCGGTCAATCGATCGGCCAGATCGACTCAGCCGAGATATTCTGCGCCCGCGAGGTCGCCCTGTCGGGGCGCGCCGTGGAGCGCGCGACGAGAGCCTTGGCGGACCGGGCGGCACTGAGCCCGGTGGTCACGGAGCACCTCGAACTCATGCAGGCCGGCATCTACTTCAACGGCATCGAGCGCTACCTGCCCTTCCTCTACGAGAGCGCGGGCGCGGCCACCGACTACGTCCCGGCCGCGGGATCACTCATCGTCGTGGAGCCGGTCTCGCTCTTCACCGACGCCACCAAGCGCTACGAGGAGGTCGCCGCGCTGGCGAGGTTCGCGCGGGTCAACCCCGATGAAATCTACCTGCGTCCGTCCGGCCTCGACCTGTCGAGCCGCCGAAAGGTGACCATGCTCTCGCTCATGTCGGGTCAGGGCGTCATCGATGCGCGACTCGAGGCGTCGCGACCGGAGCTCTCGGCAAGGCGCGAAGGATTCGCCGAAGGGATGCGAGCGCTGGTGGAACGGGACCTCGCGATCGTCATGGCCGCCTCGGACAGGGAGACCCGCGAGCGCATCACCGAGGAGCTGACGGAGGCTGGCATCTCCTTCGCCGACCTCGGCGGCGAGCCCGGCAGCGGCGGGACCGCGGGCACGCTGCAGCGGCGCGTCGTGCACCTGGCACCCATCGAGATCCCTGCAGGCTTCGTCATGCCCGAGGCGCACCTCGCGCTCATCGCCACCGACGACGTCTTCCCCCGAGCCGCCGCAGCCAAGCAACGGGCGCGCAAGGCGGAGTCCGCGCGTATCACGTTCACGTTCGCGCCGGGCGACTATGTGGTCCACTCGGCGCATGGCATCGCGCTCTTCTCGCAGATGGAGCGCAAGGAGGTCATGGGCATCGAGCGCGACTACCTGGTGCTCATCTATGCCAAGGGCGACAAGCTCTACGTCCCGGTCGAGCAGATCCACAGGATCACCAAGTACGTAGGTGCCGAAGGCCACTCGCCCAAGGTGACCCGCCTCAACACGACGGATTGGTCGAAGGCGACTACCAAGGCGAGGACGGCTGCCAGGAAACTCGCATTCGACCTGGTGGACCTGTACGCGCGCCGCGCGGCGGTCCAAGGCCACGCATTCGCGCCGGACACTCCGTGGCAGGTGGAGATGGAGTCGGCGTTCCCGTACATCGAGACGCCCGACCAGCTAGCCGCGATCGCCGACGTGAAGGCAGACATGGAGTCGCAAAGGCCGATGGACCGCCTGATCTGCGGCGACGTCGGCTACGGCAAGACCGAGGTCGCGATCCGCGCAGCCTTCAAGGCCGCGCAGGAGGGCAAGCAGGTGATGATCCTCTGCCCGACCACCATCCTCGCGCAGCAGCACTTCACGACCTTCTCGGAGAGGTTCGCGCCCTTCGGCGTGCGCGTCGAGGTCCTGTCGCGCTTCCGCACCGCGGCCCAGCAGCGCGCATCGATCGACGGCTTCGCGAAAGGCGAGGTCGAGGTGCTGATCGGCACGCATCGGCTGCTCTCACGCGACGTGTCGCCGCGCTCGCTCGGGCTGGTGATCATCGACGAAGAGCAGCGATTCGGCGTCGAGCACAAGGAGTACCTCAAGAACCTCAGGGAACAGGTCGACATCCTCGCGATGTCGGCGACGCCCATCCCGCGCACACTGCAGATGTCGCTTTCCGGCGTCAGGGACATGAGCGTCATCGACACGGCGCCGTCCAACCGCCACCCCGTGCAGGTCTACGCCGGGCAGTGGGACGAGAACCTGGTTGCCTCGGCGATAAAGAAGGAACTCGACCGTAAAGGGCAGGTCTACTACGTCTCCAACCGGGTCAGGAGCATCGACGACGCCCTCTCGCGCGTGCATCGCGCGGCCCCGGACGCCCGGATCGGCGTCGCGCACGGCAAGATGAACGAGAAGCAGCTCGAAAGCGTGATGGAGGCGTTCTCGGCAAACGAATACGACGTGCTGGTCGCCACCACGATCATCGAGAGCGGCATCGACAACCCGCACTCGAACACGCTCATCATCGAGGATTCCCAGCGCCTGGGCCTCTCCCAGCTCTACCAGCTCAAAGGCCGAGTAGGCCGCAGCCACGTCCGGGCGTTCGCGTACTTCCTCTTCCCGTCGGCAGACGCGCTTACCGAGCAGGCTGCCGAGAGGCTCACCGCGATCCGCGACAACTCCGAACTGGGCGGTGGCATCCGGGTGGCGATGCGCGACCTGGAGATCCGCGGGGCGGGCAACCTCGTGGGCCCCGAGCAGAGCGGTAACATGAGCGCGGTCGGATTCGACCTGTTCGTCGACATGCTTCACGAGGCCGTGATGGAGGCCAAGGGCGAGGAGGTGGCTCCGACCTCGGAGGTCACGATCGATCTCGCGGTGCCAGCCTACCTGCCCGAGGAGTACGCTCCCCGCATGCCCGAGCGGGTGCGCTTCTATCGGCGGATCGCCTCGGCGGCTGACCTTGCGGAGATCGAAGCGATCGAGCGCGATATCGCCGAAACCCTGGGGCCGCTTCCCGAACCCGCCAGGAACCTGCTTGACGTGGCGCGCATCAAGGCGATGGCCACCGAGGCCGGCGTCACAAGCATCTCGCTCGAGCGCGAGAAGGTCGTGATGGGTCCGCTTTCGCTTTCCGACGAGCAGAAAGCGCGCGTCGTCGCTCTTCGCGCGCTCTACTTCGCGAAGCAGGGGACGGTCGCCATCCCGGCGAAATGTGAAGGTTCTGTGATGAGAACTACCTTGAAGTGCCTTGGTGCTATACTTGGCTCCATCGTCTAG
- a CDS encoding peptidylprolyl isomerase codes for MRVFRTVLAGVLAFGLAVGATGCAQEDLAARVNGEGIPIAVIDAQVDRLRETSPQMFEGPDGEARLLEFRQAVLNREIDAILWRQAAEERGVEVTDAQVEERLEQLRAGFVDEAQFEAALSQNGMTLEELNDQLRQELLTTALLAEINQETEVLPEEIQEYYDANKAVQFTEQAAKRASHILFETADRETAERVLAEIRAGGDFAALAEEHSTDTATAVSGGDLGWPTVPFVPEFQQALDALAINQVSDLVETQFGWHIIKAMEQRPERVIPLEEVTEQIEQRILQQRDAEAYQSLLAELRETADIEILIPELQPPAPAEGAEPAPEGGSGQ; via the coding sequence GTGAGAGTATTCCGCACAGTACTGGCAGGAGTTCTAGCGTTCGGCCTTGCAGTAGGAGCGACCGGATGCGCCCAGGAAGACCTGGCCGCGCGCGTCAATGGCGAGGGCATCCCGATCGCCGTCATCGACGCACAGGTAGATAGGTTGCGGGAAACATCGCCTCAGATGTTCGAAGGGCCAGATGGCGAAGCCAGGCTCCTTGAGTTCCGCCAAGCTGTGCTGAACCGGGAGATCGACGCCATCTTGTGGCGTCAGGCAGCCGAAGAGCGTGGAGTCGAAGTCACTGACGCACAGGTCGAGGAGAGGCTTGAGCAGCTCAGAGCAGGCTTCGTCGACGAGGCGCAGTTCGAGGCCGCCCTGTCGCAGAACGGCATGACTCTCGAGGAGCTCAACGATCAGCTTCGGCAGGAGCTCCTGACAACCGCGCTACTCGCAGAGATCAATCAGGAGACAGAGGTCCTGCCTGAGGAGATCCAGGAATACTACGACGCCAACAAGGCGGTCCAATTCACCGAGCAAGCAGCCAAGCGCGCATCGCACATCCTCTTCGAGACCGCTGATCGGGAGACCGCCGAGCGCGTGCTCGCTGAGATCCGCGCAGGCGGCGACTTCGCAGCACTGGCTGAAGAGCACTCCACGGATACGGCCACAGCAGTGAGCGGTGGCGATCTGGGCTGGCCGACGGTGCCGTTCGTGCCCGAGTTCCAGCAGGCACTGGATGCGCTGGCTATCAACCAGGTATCGGATCTGGTCGAGACCCAGTTCGGCTGGCACATCATCAAGGCGATGGAGCAGCGTCCGGAGCGTGTGATTCCGCTGGAGGAGGTCACCGAGCAGATCGAGCAGAGGATCCTGCAGCAGCGTGATGCCGAAGCGTACCAGTCGCTTCTCGCCGAGCTGCGTGAGACTGCCGACATCGAGATCCTGATCCCCGAGCTGCAGCCGCCTGCTCCTGCAGAGGGCGCCGAGCCAGCACCTGAAGGTGGGTCCGGCCAATAA
- the nth gene encoding endonuclease III, whose amino-acid sequence MPQEPIPMLDDAERRRLAGLYAERLEAAYGDPEPALHFGDPWELLIAVILSAQTTDAAVNKATPALFAAYPDAAALAKAEQEDVEALVHSLGFFRQKARSIIATAKIVVAEYDGQVPNTMEDLTRLPGVARKTANIVLGTAFGVVVGIAVDTHVLRLAHRLGLSSEKNPDKIERDLMAVFPRQVWYRMNFDLITHGRAVCDAKRPACDGCFLADICPSAFKVGRAVHPS is encoded by the coding sequence GTGCCCCAAGAGCCGATACCGATGCTCGACGATGCCGAGCGCCGCCGCCTGGCCGGACTCTACGCCGAGAGGCTCGAGGCCGCCTACGGGGACCCTGAGCCCGCATTGCACTTCGGCGATCCATGGGAGCTGCTCATCGCAGTGATCCTCTCCGCTCAGACCACCGATGCCGCCGTCAACAAGGCCACCCCCGCGCTGTTCGCCGCCTACCCGGATGCGGCGGCGCTGGCCAAAGCCGAGCAGGAGGACGTCGAGGCTCTCGTGCACTCGCTCGGGTTCTTCAGGCAGAAGGCCCGCAGCATCATCGCGACCGCGAAGATCGTCGTCGCCGAGTACGACGGCCAGGTCCCGAACACCATGGAGGATCTCACGCGCCTGCCCGGCGTCGCGAGGAAGACCGCCAACATCGTGCTGGGCACAGCCTTCGGAGTCGTGGTCGGCATCGCCGTCGACACGCACGTGCTGCGACTCGCGCACCGCCTCGGTCTGTCCTCCGAGAAGAACCCCGACAAGATCGAGCGCGACTTGATGGCGGTGTTTCCTCGGCAGGTGTGGTATCGGATGAACTTCGACCTGATCACGCACGGGAGGGCTGTGTGCGACGCCAAGCGACCGGCGTGTGACGGATGCT